The region CGGCTGTCCTGCAGGACGCCCATGATTTCGGGTGTCAGGCCGGGGGTATCGAGGTAACGCGCCACCGCCGCCGGCGTCACCACCTCCACGCCCCGTTCCCGCATGCGGTCAGCCATTTCCCGCGAGCGGAAGTACGGCGTCACCACATCCAGGTCCACCAGCACAGGGCATCCGCCGTCCGCGCTGGCCGGCTCGCGGCACAGCTTCAGCGCAAAGTTGATGGCTATCTCGGTCTTTCCACTTCCAAAGCGTCCGGTAAAGATATAGCAAGGATTTTTTCCCATTCCCCCTTGAATGTCCTCCACAACTGCTCCTTCGCATTCTGGTTGGTGAAAGCCGCCCGCACGCCGTTCCACACCACCACGCCCAACTGGGGCAGGCTGACCCCAATTTCACGGACGGCGATGAGATACTCGTCTGTGAGGGTGGTGTTGGAGATGCTCGGGTCATCGGTATTGATGGTTACCCGCACACCTTGTGCCAGAAAGTGCCGCAGGGGATGGCGGGCCAGGTGGGGGACGGTGGCGGTGTGAATGTTGCTGGTGGGGCAGATTTCCAGCGTCACGCCGGCGCGGCACAGCAGTTCCACCACCTCCGGGTCCTCGACAGCCCGCACCCCGTGGCCAATGCGGTCCGCCCCGTATTCCTCCACCGCCTCCCGCACGCTCCAGGCGCCGATGGCCTCGCCGGCATGAATGGTCAGCCCCAACCCTTCGCGGTGCGCCTGGCGCAGGATGCCGGCGAAGGGTGCCAGGGGATAATTGACCTCATCGCCGGCGATATCCAGCCCGACGATGCCCCGGCCGGCCCGCGCGAACGCCACCCGGGCGACCCGTTCTGCCTCACTCGGGCTCAGCTCCCGCTTGATGGTGACGAGCAGGCCCGTGGTCACCCCGAAATCCCGGCCGGCCTGCTCCACCGCCCAGATGACCCAGTCCGTCACCTCCTCTAAATCAAAACCCTGGTGCGCCGCCAGCGTTGCGGGGCTGAACCGCAGTTCCAGATAGCGCACATTATCCGCCGCGGCGTCCGCCACCGCCTCATATGCGACCCGCTCGATGGCTTCCCGGGTGGAATAGAACTGCCGCAGGAAGCGAAACTTCTCCAGAAAGGCGTGGAAGTTGGGCTCTTCGTCGGTCACCTGCACGTAGGGACGCAGGTCCTCAATATTATAGCTGGGCAGATCCACGCCGTGCGCCTGTGCCACCTCCGCCAGCGTGCTCAGCCGAAGCGAGCCTTCCAGATGGCGGTGGAGATCAATTTTGGGAAGAAGCCTCAGTGTTTCCCACAGCCTGCGGCTTCCGCCGGCGGAAGTGCTCGGTGCGTCAATCATGCGCCATTCCCAACGTTAGTTTGCCAGCAAAATCCCCAATGCCATGGAAACCATCTTGGATTCGTGGGGG is a window of Anaerolineae bacterium DNA encoding:
- the add gene encoding adenosine deaminase, yielding MIDAPSTSAGGSRRLWETLRLLPKIDLHRHLEGSLRLSTLAEVAQAHGVDLPSYNIEDLRPYVQVTDEEPNFHAFLEKFRFLRQFYSTREAIERVAYEAVADAAADNVRYLELRFSPATLAAHQGFDLEEVTDWVIWAVEQAGRDFGVTTGLLVTIKRELSPSEAERVARVAFARAGRGIVGLDIAGDEVNYPLAPFAGILRQAHREGLGLTIHAGEAIGAWSVREAVEEYGADRIGHGVRAVEDPEVVELLCRAGVTLEICPTSNIHTATVPHLARHPLRHFLAQGVRVTINTDDPSISNTTLTDEYLIAVREIGVSLPQLGVVVWNGVRAAFTNQNAKEQLWRTFKGEWEKILAISLPDALEVERPR